In a genomic window of Phycisphaerae bacterium:
- a CDS encoding HAMP domain-containing histidine kinase — MSAHVPNPPPTHRATPGKPYALLALLQVHWFIRLRWLFAAGALTALAAERFIVPTARRPAALLAVVLAVAAINVVWVLVARLLRPRLEDPGADQRVAIRHGQLFVGAQIAIDLLLLTWILALTGGVENPMALFYLFHMAISGLLLRTWQAALQGLWAVLLYSAMAVAQAGGWLTYYPFMAQLPRTGLFTVPTYVALVITVNALAVLGTLYFTDRIGRVLNRREDVLIRTNVALEQARQAIQLLQERRSHFMQTAARQLRQPLETVRTLAKLVCDGTVRDPPSVRGTCDRIAEQCRAGVNQVAALLTLTRVQDADPRRQRDARADVSRIVRELCAKHAPIASAKGVTLKCVGSTEGGLTAQVQPPDLCDCLGHLIENALKYTPAGGHVEVRVLRGAAGPPCDARALGAGRVASPRVEDFIHVAVADTGIGFGEDVDARGMAATGSGSLFDAFRRGDEALAAGIPGSGLGLTIVRAVVEQAGGYIHVESRPGQGATLTVSLPAAPDNPQPP; from the coding sequence ATGTCTGCCCACGTTCCGAATCCACCGCCGACGCACCGCGCCACGCCCGGCAAGCCGTATGCGCTGCTCGCGCTGCTGCAGGTGCACTGGTTCATCCGGCTGCGCTGGCTGTTCGCGGCCGGCGCGCTGACCGCACTCGCGGCCGAACGCTTCATTGTGCCGACGGCCCGGCGCCCCGCGGCTTTGTTGGCCGTGGTGCTCGCGGTCGCGGCGATCAACGTGGTCTGGGTGCTGGTCGCGCGCTTGCTGCGGCCGCGACTCGAGGACCCGGGCGCGGACCAGCGGGTAGCGATCCGCCATGGGCAGTTGTTCGTTGGTGCCCAGATCGCGATTGACCTGCTGCTGCTGACCTGGATCCTGGCGCTGACGGGCGGCGTCGAAAACCCGATGGCGCTCTTCTACCTGTTTCACATGGCGATCAGTGGCCTGCTGCTGCGTACCTGGCAGGCCGCGCTGCAGGGGCTGTGGGCGGTGCTGCTATACTCGGCGATGGCGGTTGCGCAGGCGGGCGGCTGGCTGACGTACTACCCGTTCATGGCGCAACTGCCGCGCACCGGCTTGTTCACGGTGCCGACCTACGTCGCGCTCGTTATCACCGTGAACGCGCTGGCGGTCCTGGGGACGCTGTATTTCACGGATCGCATCGGCCGCGTGCTGAATCGCCGCGAAGACGTCCTGATCCGGACGAACGTCGCCCTGGAGCAGGCGCGGCAGGCGATTCAATTGCTGCAGGAGCGCAGATCGCACTTCATGCAGACCGCGGCGCGTCAACTCCGACAGCCGCTGGAGACGGTGCGGACGCTGGCGAAGCTGGTGTGCGACGGCACGGTCCGCGATCCCCCGAGCGTCCGCGGCACCTGCGACCGGATCGCCGAGCAGTGTCGCGCGGGCGTCAACCAGGTCGCTGCGTTGCTGACACTGACGCGCGTACAGGACGCGGACCCACGCCGGCAGCGCGACGCCCGCGCCGACGTGTCGCGCATCGTCCGCGAGCTGTGCGCCAAGCATGCGCCGATCGCCAGCGCGAAAGGCGTGACGCTGAAATGTGTCGGGAGCACGGAGGGCGGACTGACGGCGCAAGTCCAGCCGCCGGACCTGTGCGACTGCCTCGGCCACCTGATCGAGAATGCGCTCAAGTACACGCCGGCGGGCGGGCACGTGGAAGTGCGCGTTCTCCGTGGCGCCGCCGGCCCCCCGTGCGACGCGCGGGCGCTTGGAGCCGGGCGCGTCGCCAGCCCGCGCGTCGAGGACTTCATTCACGTCGCTGTGGCGGACACCGGGATTGGCTTCGGCGAAGATGTCGATGCGCGCGGCATGGCCGCAACGGGCAGCGGATCGCTGTTCGATGCGTTTCGCCGGGGCGACGAAGCGTTGGCCGCCGGGATTCCCGGCAGCGGGCTGGGGCTCACGATCGTCCGGGCGGTCGTGGAGCAGGCGGGCGGGTACATCCATGTCGAGTCACGGCCGGGGCAGGGGGCGACGTTGACTGTTTCGCTGCCGGCGGCGCCGGACAACCCTCAACCGCCGTGA
- the hypF gene encoding carbamoyltransferase HypF, which translates to MARVPDSEASVLEPAQPTRRRLEIRGQVQGVGFRPYVYRLALARGLCGYVANDSNGAVVEAEGAAAALDAFERDLVDQLPPLARITNLMRLEVPAAGETSFRIRTSQADSRQRPEVTPDAATCAACRRELLDPADRRYRYPFINCTDCGPRYSIIRDVPYDRPQTTMRAFTMCPPCAAEYADPANRRFHAQPNACPDCGPQVRLIGGAITDAPDPIRSAARLLRDGGVVAVKGLGGYHLACRADLEEVVRRLRTRKLRDGKPLAVMVADVAAAGRLCRLSGADVDALTSPAAPIVLAPQAPGHGLAPSVAPGCRDFGVMLAYTPVHHLLFAEGLGPLVMTSANIAGQPLTYRDDDALSDLGDVADALLVHDREIFRPIDDSVVLTFRDEVVPLRRARGYAPRPLRLAGLTSAGGGKTPQRILAVGGELKSTVCLLAGDEAVLSEHLGDLTHPATYRHFMRAIDRLKQLCGFTPEVIACDRHPRYLSTEYAQRHGLPVIAIQHHHAHIVSVMAEWAERGPVIGLACDGTGWGTDGAVWGCELLRCDAGGFARLGHLAYFPLVGGDRAALETWRPAVALLRASEPDDWRTLLHDCTNSACPAPEQLDVFERQAAGAINAPRTSSLGRVFDAASCLLGLCVRNRHEAEAAMRLEAAAEEWAGASEPLAFDVAVEDGRVSFSLTSAIWELAVARLRGEAAPALAARFHETVAQMLAAAAGHGCRLAGVNTVALSGGCFANRRLLARLTELLEAQGRRVLYHRQVPCGDGGVALGQAVAAAWQLAGSRAPR; encoded by the coding sequence ATGGCGCGGGTGCCCGACTCGGAGGCGAGTGTGCTTGAACCTGCGCAGCCAACGCGGCGACGCCTGGAAATTCGCGGACAAGTACAGGGCGTCGGGTTCCGACCGTATGTCTATCGCCTGGCGCTGGCGCGCGGCCTGTGCGGGTACGTCGCCAACGACAGCAACGGCGCCGTGGTGGAGGCGGAAGGCGCGGCCGCGGCGCTCGACGCCTTCGAGCGCGACCTCGTCGACCAACTCCCGCCGCTGGCACGCATCACGAACCTGATGCGCTTGGAAGTGCCTGCTGCTGGCGAAACGAGCTTTCGCATCCGCACTTCGCAGGCCGACTCACGCCAGCGCCCCGAGGTGACGCCGGACGCCGCCACGTGCGCCGCCTGCCGGCGTGAGTTGCTGGATCCCGCGGACCGGCGTTACCGCTACCCGTTCATCAACTGCACGGACTGCGGGCCGCGCTACTCGATTATTCGCGATGTGCCCTACGACCGGCCGCAGACCACGATGCGGGCCTTCACCATGTGCCCGCCGTGCGCAGCCGAGTACGCGGACCCGGCCAACCGGCGATTCCACGCGCAGCCGAACGCCTGTCCGGACTGCGGCCCGCAGGTGCGGCTGATCGGCGGCGCCATTACGGATGCCCCCGATCCGATCCGCTCCGCCGCGCGCCTCCTGCGGGACGGCGGTGTCGTTGCCGTGAAGGGCCTCGGCGGCTATCACCTCGCCTGCCGCGCGGATCTCGAAGAAGTGGTCCGACGCCTCCGGACCCGCAAGCTGCGCGATGGGAAACCGCTAGCTGTGATGGTGGCGGACGTCGCGGCAGCCGGCCGGTTGTGTCGCCTGAGCGGCGCGGACGTGGATGCGCTCACGTCGCCCGCCGCGCCGATCGTGCTCGCCCCGCAGGCGCCAGGGCACGGCCTGGCGCCGTCGGTGGCGCCGGGTTGCCGCGATTTCGGCGTCATGCTGGCCTACACGCCCGTGCATCATCTGCTGTTCGCCGAAGGACTGGGCCCGCTGGTGATGACCTCGGCGAACATCGCGGGCCAGCCGCTGACATACCGCGATGATGACGCATTGTCAGACCTCGGCGACGTGGCGGACGCGTTGCTCGTCCACGATCGCGAGATCTTCCGGCCGATCGATGACTCGGTGGTGCTCACCTTCCGCGATGAAGTCGTGCCGCTGCGCCGGGCGCGCGGTTACGCGCCGCGCCCCCTCCGACTGGCCGGTTTGACCAGCGCGGGCGGTGGCAAGACGCCGCAGCGCATCCTCGCCGTCGGCGGCGAGCTGAAATCGACCGTGTGCCTGCTCGCAGGCGACGAAGCTGTGCTGAGCGAACACCTCGGCGACCTGACGCACCCGGCGACCTATCGTCATTTCATGCGCGCCATCGACCGGCTGAAGCAGCTTTGCGGGTTCACGCCGGAGGTTATCGCCTGCGACCGGCACCCGCGCTACCTTTCGACAGAATACGCTCAGCGACACGGCTTGCCGGTCATCGCGATCCAGCACCACCACGCGCATATCGTCAGCGTCATGGCGGAGTGGGCGGAGCGCGGGCCGGTGATCGGCCTGGCGTGCGACGGCACGGGTTGGGGCACGGATGGGGCCGTGTGGGGTTGTGAGTTGCTGCGGTGCGACGCCGGCGGGTTCGCGCGCCTCGGCCACCTCGCGTACTTCCCGCTGGTCGGTGGCGATCGGGCGGCGCTCGAGACCTGGCGACCGGCGGTGGCACTCCTGCGCGCGTCGGAACCGGACGATTGGCGCACGCTGCTGCACGACTGTACGAATTCTGCGTGTCCCGCACCGGAGCAACTCGATGTCTTCGAGCGGCAGGCCGCCGGTGCCATCAACGCGCCGCGGACCTCCAGTCTCGGACGCGTGTTCGACGCCGCCAGTTGCCTGCTGGGTTTGTGCGTGCGGAACCGGCACGAGGCGGAAGCGGCGATGCGGCTCGAGGCAGCGGCCGAGGAGTGGGCCGGCGCGAGCGAACCGCTGGCGTTTGACGTGGCCGTGGAAGACGGACGGGTCTCGTTCTCACTGACGTCGGCGATCTGGGAGCTGGCGGTGGCCCGCCTCCGCGGCGAAGCGGCGCCGGCCCTCGCAGCCCGCTTCCATGAAACCGTCGCGCAAATGCTTGCCGCGGCGGCGGGCCATGGTTGCCGGCTGGCCGGGGTCAACACGGTCGCACTCTCTGGCGGGTGTTTCGCGAATCGCCGGCTGCTCGCGCGGCTGACCGAGTTGCTCGAGGCCCAAGGGCGTCGCGTGCTCTATCATCGACAGGTGCCGTGCGGCGACGGCGGCGTGGCGCTGGGCCAGGCTGTCGCGGCGGCCTGGCAACTGGCCGGGTCACGTGCCCCCCGGTAA
- a CDS encoding Mrp/NBP35 family ATP-binding protein yields the protein MSSADHSAPGGVADAAQPLPGVKHVIAVGAGKGGVGKSTIALLAAVGLLRRGFRAGLLDADVYGPSLPKLTGTDGQELGLTEQGQVKPAEVDGLKLVSMGHLIGPEQAVIWRGPMAQKYLKEFLDRTDWGGLDYLFVDLPPGTGDIPLTLAQSIPLTGAVVVCTPQDLALLDAVRALRMYQKLGVEPLGIVENMSYYICPHCGQRDEIFAHGGAQKAAAELNVPFLGAIPLNIALRVHGDAGRPFANFTDVEPHIAEALNQFVERLQAVVAEQAQKRTPLPQIRIT from the coding sequence ATGAGTTCTGCTGATCATTCCGCGCCGGGTGGCGTCGCCGACGCGGCGCAACCACTGCCGGGCGTGAAGCACGTGATTGCCGTCGGCGCGGGCAAGGGTGGCGTCGGCAAGAGCACGATCGCCTTGCTCGCCGCGGTGGGTCTGCTGCGTCGCGGGTTCAGGGCCGGCCTGCTGGACGCGGACGTGTATGGCCCCTCGCTGCCCAAGCTCACGGGCACCGACGGCCAGGAACTGGGCCTGACTGAGCAGGGCCAGGTCAAGCCGGCGGAGGTCGACGGCCTCAAGCTCGTCAGCATGGGGCATCTCATCGGGCCGGAGCAGGCCGTGATCTGGCGCGGGCCGATGGCGCAGAAGTACCTGAAGGAGTTCCTCGACCGCACGGACTGGGGCGGGCTCGATTACCTGTTCGTCGATCTGCCGCCCGGCACCGGCGACATTCCGCTCACGCTGGCGCAGAGCATTCCGCTCACCGGGGCGGTCGTGGTGTGTACGCCGCAGGACCTGGCGCTGCTCGATGCCGTGCGGGCCTTGCGCATGTACCAGAAGCTCGGCGTCGAGCCGCTCGGCATCGTCGAGAACATGAGCTACTACATCTGCCCGCACTGCGGCCAGCGCGACGAGATCTTCGCGCATGGCGGGGCGCAGAAAGCCGCGGCGGAGTTGAACGTGCCGTTCCTGGGGGCGATCCCGCTCAACATCGCGCTGCGCGTCCACGGCGACGCGGGCCGGCCGTTCGCGAATTTCACGGACGTCGAGCCGCACATCGCGGAAGCGCTGAACCAGTTCGTCGAGCGCCTCCAGGCCGTGGTTGCCGAGCAGGCGCAGAAGCGCACGCCACTGCCGCAGATTCGCATCACCTAG
- a CDS encoding alpha/beta fold hydrolase encodes MDDVAARHDDPLVVYVPTEDGARIAVKRRPQPGGQPVIFLHGLAVNADLWDLPEIRGRDFHYRSLAQVLHAAGYDIWLVNLRGHGAPRMLSTPAPDQADWCVDHFITLDVPPVVDHVRAATGRRPFIVGASMGAMTLAGYVQGARLCNGAETACVTAERELAEARQRGLAGAVFVEFPAALRWPDTLYDEEGRIQWRTLLRDFWRNDGDVNYPFEMLSRWGWLHALLESAGQVPVNWVLAEQNGAPWYRVLPAPLADGVEQVERAVVQAMLRMAGTFTGATHHRAEVMLAGRRYVLDHMKAGVLRQMAKCVRRRAFVSGFGPPDHVYSDHYECVTLPTLVVQGGRDRIANADVVRREFFERISATDKQYLFYEEIAHGELEAAPVASERVYPEIRAWLDAHRPVGN; translated from the coding sequence ATGGACGACGTGGCGGCGCGGCACGACGATCCGCTGGTCGTATACGTCCCGACGGAAGACGGGGCGCGCATCGCGGTCAAGCGGCGACCACAGCCGGGGGGGCAGCCGGTCATTTTCCTCCACGGTCTGGCCGTCAATGCCGACCTGTGGGACTTGCCGGAAATCCGGGGGCGCGACTTTCACTACCGCAGCCTGGCCCAGGTGTTGCACGCGGCCGGCTATGACATCTGGCTCGTGAATCTCCGCGGCCACGGCGCCCCCCGCATGCTTAGCACGCCGGCCCCGGACCAGGCCGACTGGTGCGTCGATCACTTCATCACGCTCGATGTCCCGCCGGTCGTGGACCATGTCCGCGCCGCCACCGGGCGGCGGCCGTTTATCGTCGGTGCCAGCATGGGGGCCATGACGCTCGCCGGCTACGTGCAGGGGGCGCGCCTGTGCAACGGTGCGGAGACTGCGTGCGTCACGGCGGAGCGCGAACTCGCCGAGGCACGTCAGCGCGGCCTGGCCGGCGCGGTGTTCGTGGAATTCCCGGCGGCGCTGCGCTGGCCGGACACGCTGTACGACGAGGAGGGCCGCATCCAGTGGCGCACGCTCTTGCGCGATTTCTGGCGCAACGACGGCGATGTGAATTACCCCTTCGAGATGCTCTCACGCTGGGGCTGGCTCCACGCGCTGCTCGAGTCCGCCGGGCAGGTGCCGGTGAACTGGGTCCTCGCCGAACAGAACGGCGCGCCGTGGTATCGGGTCCTGCCGGCGCCGCTGGCCGACGGGGTTGAACAGGTCGAGCGGGCCGTCGTCCAGGCGATGCTGCGCATGGCGGGCACCTTCACGGGTGCCACGCACCATCGCGCTGAGGTCATGCTCGCCGGCCGGCGCTACGTGCTGGACCACATGAAGGCGGGCGTGCTGCGGCAGATGGCCAAGTGCGTCCGCCGCCGGGCGTTCGTCAGCGGCTTCGGCCCGCCGGACCACGTGTATTCGGATCATTACGAGTGCGTGACCCTGCCGACGCTGGTGGTGCAGGGTGGCCGCGACCGGATCGCCAATGCCGACGTCGTCCGTCGCGAGTTCTTCGAGCGGATTTCGGCCACGGATAAGCAGTATCTGTTCTACGAGGAGATCGCCCACGGCGAGCTGGAGGCGGCGCCGGTGGCGAGCGAGCGCGTGTATCCCGAAATCCGGGCCTGGCTGGATGCGCATCGGCCGGTCGGCAACTGA
- the rplT gene encoding 50S ribosomal protein L20: MPRVRPGHATRRRHKKILRAAKGFWGSRSKLFRSAKQFVIKARVYAFRDRRVRKREFRGLWIIRVSAACEQRGLSYSKFIAGLKKAGVFLNRKMLSEVAIADPAAFDKLVELARAHATAAA; encoded by the coding sequence ATGCCACGCGTTCGACCCGGTCACGCGACTCGTCGACGACACAAGAAAATCCTCCGCGCCGCCAAGGGCTTCTGGGGCTCACGCAGCAAGCTCTTCCGCTCGGCCAAGCAGTTCGTCATCAAGGCCCGCGTCTACGCTTTCCGCGACCGCCGTGTCCGCAAGCGGGAGTTCCGCGGACTCTGGATCATCCGTGTCAGCGCCGCGTGCGAACAGCGCGGGCTCTCATACAGCAAATTCATCGCCGGACTGAAAAAGGCCGGGGTCTTTCTGAACCGCAAGATGCTCAGCGAGGTCGCGATCGCCGACCCCGCCGCCTTCGACAAACTGGTGGAACTCGCTCGGGCACACGCCACGGCGGCGGCGTAG
- a CDS encoding 50S ribosomal protein L35: MAKVKQKPHKGLSKRFKLSANGKPRYKKSFAGHLMSGKSGRRRQRLRRPATLTGAIADNVRRALCAG; this comes from the coding sequence ATGGCGAAAGTGAAGCAGAAGCCGCACAAGGGGCTGAGCAAGCGCTTCAAGCTGTCGGCCAACGGGAAGCCGCGCTACAAGAAGTCATTTGCGGGCCATCTGATGAGTGGGAAGTCAGGTCGGCGGCGCCAGCGGCTGCGGCGCCCGGCTACGTTGACGGGAGCGATTGCCGATAACGTGCGGCGCGCTCTGTGCGCCGGGTAG
- a CDS encoding 6-phosphofructokinase, which produces MATRRLGIVVGGGPAPGINAVIGAATIQAINCGFEVVGFFDGFRHLCSDEFDPPTHTVRLEIARVARIHFEGGSILRTARTNLLDPAALKSGKRAQPHAEKVSLTLGRLRELGINYLLTIGGDDTALSARFISEAGGGRLRVVHVPKTIDNDLPLPQNQPTFGFSTARMIGAQLLKNLMMDSQTTGRWYLISAMGRSAGWLAMSIGQAAGATVTLIPEEFEERSSVQSIVDVLEGAILKRSVFGRCDGVAVIAEGLAYRLGDRAEIERLLGREVPLDAAGHMRLSEVPLLELLKRELQGRFKARGEALALITHNIGYELRSADPTPHDMAYCRALGYHSIRLFSDPSVNSTGVMVTLVNGNLTTVDFNDIINPETNRTQTRMVNISSDEYTVGRAYQIRLERSDLDNPVMLAKLAAAAHMAPADFHARYLRAATRLSDMQQEHLPPSP; this is translated from the coding sequence ATGGCCACACGCAGATTGGGAATCGTCGTTGGCGGGGGCCCGGCCCCAGGCATCAACGCTGTCATCGGGGCCGCCACCATTCAGGCCATCAACTGCGGCTTCGAGGTGGTCGGCTTTTTCGACGGGTTCCGGCACCTGTGCTCCGACGAGTTCGACCCGCCTACCCACACGGTCCGGCTCGAAATCGCGCGCGTGGCCCGCATTCACTTTGAAGGCGGCTCGATCCTCCGGACGGCCCGCACCAACCTGCTCGACCCGGCCGCGTTGAAGTCCGGCAAGCGCGCCCAGCCCCACGCCGAGAAGGTGTCGCTCACCCTGGGCCGCCTGCGCGAGCTGGGTATCAATTACCTTCTCACGATCGGCGGCGATGACACGGCGCTCAGCGCGCGCTTCATCTCCGAGGCCGGCGGCGGCAGGCTGCGCGTGGTCCACGTGCCGAAGACGATCGACAACGACCTGCCGCTGCCGCAGAACCAGCCGACCTTCGGTTTCTCGACGGCGCGCATGATCGGGGCGCAGTTGCTCAAGAACCTCATGATGGACTCGCAGACCACCGGCCGCTGGTACCTGATCAGCGCGATGGGGCGCAGCGCGGGCTGGCTGGCCATGTCGATCGGGCAGGCCGCCGGTGCCACCGTGACGCTCATCCCCGAGGAGTTCGAAGAACGCAGCTCGGTGCAGTCCATCGTCGACGTGCTGGAGGGCGCGATCCTCAAGCGCTCCGTGTTCGGGCGCTGCGATGGCGTCGCCGTCATCGCTGAGGGGCTGGCCTATCGCCTGGGCGACCGCGCCGAGATCGAGCGTCTGCTCGGCCGCGAGGTCCCGCTAGACGCGGCGGGCCACATGCGCCTGTCGGAGGTCCCCCTGCTCGAACTGCTCAAGCGCGAGTTGCAGGGCCGCTTCAAAGCCCGCGGCGAAGCGCTCGCCCTCATCACGCACAACATCGGTTACGAGCTGCGCTCCGCCGATCCGACGCCGCACGACATGGCCTACTGCCGCGCGCTCGGCTACCACAGCATCCGCCTGTTCAGCGACCCGTCGGTCAACAGCACCGGCGTGATGGTGACGCTGGTCAACGGCAACCTGACCACGGTAGACTTCAACGACATCATCAACCCGGAGACCAACCGGACGCAGACACGCATGGTGAACATCAGCTCCGACGAATACACCGTCGGACGCGCCTACCAGATCCGGCTGGAGCGCAGCGACCTCGACAACCCGGTCATGCTGGCCAAGCTGGCCGCCGCAGCGCACATGGCCCCGGCCGACTTCCACGCCCGCTATCTTCGGGCCGCCACGCGGCTGTCCGACATGCAGCAGGAACATCTGCCCCCCAGTCCGTGA